A stretch of the Deinococcus depolymerans genome encodes the following:
- a CDS encoding DUF427 domain-containing protein, which translates to MKATWNGATIAQSDDTVVVEGNHYFPAHSVNPEYLRPSRTHTTCPWKGEASYHTLHVNGQENPDAAWYYPEPRDAARQIAGRVAFWKGVTISAD; encoded by the coding sequence ATGAAAGCCACCTGGAACGGCGCGACCATCGCCCAGTCCGACGACACCGTCGTCGTCGAGGGCAACCACTACTTCCCCGCTCACAGCGTGAACCCCGAGTACCTTCGACCCAGCCGCACCCACACCACCTGCCCCTGGAAGGGCGAGGCCAGCTACCACACCCTGCACGTCAACGGCCAGGAGAACCCGGACGCCGCGTGGTACTACCCCGAACCCAGGGACGCCGCGCGGCAGATCGCGGGCCGCGTCGCCTTCTGGAAGGGCGTGACGATCAGCGCAGACTGA
- a CDS encoding alpha-amylase family glycosyl hydrolase, whose amino-acid sequence MKRFHTVGRAGALAALTLSLSACSLFKAPSPPTPRTWQDEVIYFAMTDRFANGDPTNDNGPGRDAGDRADRTNPLAWHGGDFAGLKARIDEGYFKRMGFTAIWVSPVVLQVPAINTGSGPSQGRPFAGYHGYWAEDFRKVDPHLGTLDEYRALIDAAHKNGLKVIQDIVVNHAGYGATLTKMNPEWFHTKADCDASNNKTTDCDLAGLPDFRQELPAVTAYLNDFVTYWRGATGIDGLRIDTMKHVPDAYWTQFFKAGGAGDPARIWSVGEVFDGNPAFLARFMNDLGAPSVFDFALYYAFKDQMSTAGGNLDRMADVFAQDGVYRDPTRLTTFVDNHDVRRFVTEVTERGGSAAQAAERLDMALSTMYFSRGTPSVWQGTEYAQAGKGDPYDHPLGQGNREDMDFTRLGGSTLDERLGALAAARGRYRALTRGAQQELWRPNGGAPVLAYRRVMGGVQGVAGQPVVFVVNNGDTELDLGSLSGGGIPLLGTFSGTALTEVTGRANTLSVSGGKLVGRVPARSVLAVTAPGGSGAAGTVNPALPEVAGLTVKAGDSAAQLSWTPGTDPKVAGYRVYVQAAGGTERLVNFAPLPATQGSFLARGLTNDVNTTFRLVTVDSAGAESRGVTVTGTPGSRNTAKVTFTVDARTQGNGPIELRRFDTGSQIEYPMTQDTPGVWKTSIDLPLFREVKFKFGNDSAGAKNGGYEAPGQGDRTYVVGTNGNAYSGTYDFTEQPVPAATVTGRVTGGGQNLGGALVEATSANPSLNYAVTFPDGTYTLRVPAGAQTLKASAGGYVDGTLNVTAPTQDANITLARDLRTKYTIDGDLGDWTAPAVSVQSPAEGTFGANNNWLSLRADSDAQYLYLAYTYRGDGNSAILYLDTAPGGAKQADSFDAWKRAATFGGQMDGVNAFIARYGTEKAQLRLVQSDTATPEVNAADYLQASRGAAPEQTVELAIPWTAVGLSGRPTAGIGLMGGIFGGDGYGAGDIIPDAKSTPAGANTITDCYASCRATFTEPLKLP is encoded by the coding sequence ATGAAACGCTTCCATACGGTCGGGCGCGCGGGCGCCCTGGCGGCCCTCACGCTGTCCCTGTCAGCCTGCAGCCTGTTCAAGGCTCCCTCTCCGCCCACGCCTCGCACCTGGCAGGACGAGGTCATCTACTTCGCGATGACCGACCGCTTCGCCAACGGTGATCCGACCAACGACAACGGCCCGGGCCGCGACGCCGGGGACCGCGCCGACCGCACCAACCCCCTGGCGTGGCACGGCGGGGACTTCGCGGGCCTGAAGGCCAGGATCGACGAGGGCTACTTCAAGCGGATGGGCTTCACGGCCATCTGGGTCAGCCCGGTCGTGCTGCAGGTCCCTGCGATCAACACCGGCAGCGGCCCCAGTCAGGGCAGACCGTTCGCCGGGTACCACGGCTACTGGGCCGAGGACTTCAGGAAGGTCGACCCGCACCTCGGGACCCTCGACGAGTACAGGGCGCTGATCGACGCGGCGCACAAGAACGGCCTCAAGGTCATCCAGGACATCGTGGTGAACCACGCCGGGTACGGCGCGACCCTCACGAAGATGAACCCCGAGTGGTTCCACACGAAGGCGGACTGCGACGCCTCAAACAACAAGACCACCGACTGCGATCTGGCGGGCCTGCCGGACTTCAGGCAGGAACTCCCGGCCGTCACCGCCTACCTGAACGACTTCGTGACGTACTGGCGCGGCGCGACCGGCATCGACGGCCTGCGCATCGACACGATGAAGCACGTGCCCGACGCCTACTGGACGCAGTTCTTCAAGGCGGGCGGCGCGGGCGACCCGGCCAGGATCTGGTCGGTCGGTGAGGTGTTCGACGGCAATCCCGCCTTCCTGGCGCGGTTCATGAACGACCTGGGTGCGCCCAGCGTGTTCGACTTCGCGCTGTACTACGCCTTCAAGGACCAGATGAGCACCGCGGGCGGGAACCTGGACCGCATGGCGGACGTGTTCGCGCAGGACGGCGTGTACCGCGACCCCACCCGCCTGACGACCTTCGTGGACAACCACGACGTGCGCCGCTTCGTGACCGAGGTGACCGAACGGGGCGGCAGCGCCGCGCAGGCCGCCGAGCGCCTGGATATGGCGCTGTCCACCATGTACTTCTCGCGCGGCACGCCCAGCGTCTGGCAGGGCACCGAGTACGCCCAGGCCGGCAAGGGTGACCCCTACGACCACCCGCTGGGGCAGGGCAACCGCGAGGACATGGACTTCACCCGCCTGGGCGGCAGCACGCTCGACGAGCGCCTGGGGGCCCTGGCCGCCGCCCGCGGCAGGTACCGCGCCCTGACGCGCGGCGCGCAGCAGGAACTCTGGCGCCCCAACGGCGGCGCGCCCGTCCTGGCCTACCGCCGCGTGATGGGCGGCGTGCAGGGCGTGGCCGGGCAGCCGGTGGTGTTCGTCGTGAACAACGGCGACACCGAACTGGATCTGGGCAGCCTGAGTGGCGGCGGGATTCCGCTGCTGGGCACCTTCTCCGGCACCGCCCTGACCGAGGTGACGGGCCGAGCCAACACCCTGAGCGTCAGCGGCGGCAAACTGGTCGGCCGCGTACCCGCCCGCAGCGTGCTGGCCGTCACCGCGCCCGGCGGCTCCGGCGCGGCCGGCACCGTGAACCCCGCCCTGCCCGAGGTCGCCGGCCTGACCGTGAAGGCCGGGGACAGCGCCGCGCAGCTCAGCTGGACGCCGGGCACGGACCCGAAGGTCGCCGGATACCGCGTATACGTGCAAGCAGCCGGTGGCACCGAGCGCCTCGTGAACTTCGCGCCCCTTCCCGCCACGCAGGGCAGCTTCCTGGCGCGCGGCCTGACGAACGACGTCAACACCACCTTCCGCCTCGTCACCGTGGACAGCGCCGGGGCCGAGAGCCGGGGCGTGACGGTCACGGGCACGCCGGGCAGCAGGAACACCGCGAAGGTGACGTTCACCGTGGACGCCCGCACCCAGGGCAACGGGCCCATCGAACTGCGCCGCTTCGACACCGGCAGTCAGATCGAGTACCCCATGACCCAGGACACGCCGGGCGTGTGGAAGACCAGCATCGACCTGCCCCTGTTCCGCGAGGTGAAGTTCAAGTTCGGGAACGACAGCGCGGGCGCGAAGAACGGCGGCTACGAGGCCCCGGGCCAGGGCGACCGCACCTACGTGGTCGGCACGAACGGCAACGCCTACAGCGGCACGTACGACTTCACCGAGCAGCCCGTCCCGGCCGCCACGGTCACCGGGCGCGTCACGGGCGGCGGGCAGAACCTGGGCGGGGCCCTGGTGGAAGCCACGAGCGCCAACCCCAGCCTGAACTACGCGGTCACCTTCCCGGACGGCACCTACACCCTGCGCGTGCCCGCCGGAGCGCAGACCCTGAAAGCCAGCGCGGGCGGGTACGTGGACGGCACCCTGAACGTCACCGCGCCCACGCAGGACGCCAACATCACCCTGGCACGCGACCTGCGCACGAAGTACACCATCGACGGCGACCTGGGCGACTGGACCGCTCCCGCCGTCAGCGTGCAGAGCCCCGCCGAGGGCACCTTCGGCGCGAACAACAACTGGCTGAGCCTGCGGGCCGACAGTGACGCCCAGTACCTGTACCTCGCGTACACGTACCGGGGGGACGGCAACAGCGCGATCCTGTACCTCGACACCGCGCCCGGCGGCGCAAAACAGGCCGACAGCTTCGACGCCTGGAAACGCGCCGCGACCTTCGGCGGTCAGATGGACGGCGTGAACGCCTTCATCGCCCGCTACGGCACCGAGAAGGCCCAGCTGCGGCTCGTGCAGAGCGACACGGCCACGCCCGAGGTGAACGCCGCCGACTACCTCCAGGCCAGCCGCGGCGCGGCCCCCGAGCAGACCGTGGAACTCGCCATACCCTGGACGGCGGTGGGCCTGAGCGGCAGACCCACCGCCGGCATCGGCCTGATGGGCGGCATCTTCGGCGGGGACGGCTACGGCGCGGGCGACATCATCCCCGACGCGAAGAGCACCCCGGCGGGCGCGAACACCATCACCGACTGCTACGCCTCCTGCCGCGCCACGTTCACGGAACCCCTCAAGCTGCCCTGA